One stretch of Candidatus Poribacteria bacterium DNA includes these proteins:
- the lepA gene encoding elongation factor 4: protein MPTNLENIRNFCILGHIDHGKSTLSDRLLEHTNTLTERDMREQVLDLMDLERERGITIKATAVKLHYPATDGNRYELNLIDTPGHVDFTYEVSRSLAACEGAILIVDAAQGVEAQTLANAYLAIDNDLEIIPVVNKIDLPTAQPDEARRQIEEVIGIPADDALLVSAKMGIGIPAILDAIINRIPAPVGEPEASLKALVLDSVYNNYRGVIMYTRIFEGSVKPGEKIQLMETKRSYEVEEVGIFTPQMQPTPELRTGAVGYLIAGIREIDKAKIGDTITHHTKPTATPLPGYREMKPLVFSGLYPADTNQFHALREALDKLRLNDSSFTFEPETSVALGFGFRCGFLGLLHMEIIHERLEREFGLALVRTAPSVMYRVYLKTGGYVPVDNPAHLPEPNDIERIEEPYVNIDIIVPRDYIGNAMELCQKRRGVYKRMNQLDASRVQLLYELPLSEMLTDFYPKLKSLTRGYGSLEYDIGEYKTEKLVKLDVLLNGNPVDALSTILPRDNAETRGKALVSKLKELIPRQMFEVPVQAAIGNKIVARETVRALRKNVTAKCYGGDVTRKRKLLERQKEGKKRLKQIGNVDVPQEAFTAMLATDE, encoded by the coding sequence ATGCCAACGAATCTTGAAAACATACGGAATTTCTGCATTTTAGGGCACATCGACCACGGAAAAAGCACCCTGAGCGATAGACTCCTCGAGCACACAAACACGCTCACCGAGCGCGATATGCGCGAACAGGTGCTTGATTTGATGGATTTAGAGCGTGAACGCGGGATTACCATTAAAGCAACGGCTGTCAAACTCCATTACCCCGCCACTGACGGAAACCGCTACGAACTCAACCTGATCGACACTCCCGGACACGTCGATTTCACGTACGAGGTCTCCCGTAGCCTCGCGGCGTGCGAAGGTGCCATCCTCATCGTTGATGCCGCGCAAGGGGTTGAAGCACAAACCTTAGCGAACGCATATCTCGCGATTGACAATGACCTTGAGATTATCCCAGTCGTCAATAAAATCGATCTACCCACCGCACAACCCGATGAAGCCAGACGGCAGATAGAAGAGGTCATCGGTATCCCCGCCGACGATGCGCTCCTTGTTAGCGCGAAAATGGGGATCGGTATTCCCGCCATACTGGACGCAATTATCAACCGAATCCCCGCCCCCGTTGGCGAGCCTGAAGCCTCTTTAAAGGCACTCGTGCTCGACTCTGTCTATAATAACTATCGCGGTGTCATCATGTATACACGAATCTTCGAGGGGAGTGTGAAGCCGGGGGAAAAGATTCAACTCATGGAGACGAAACGCTCATACGAAGTTGAGGAGGTCGGCATCTTCACGCCACAAATGCAACCGACTCCCGAACTCCGCACGGGTGCTGTCGGCTACCTCATCGCAGGTATCCGAGAAATCGACAAAGCAAAAATCGGGGATACAATTACACACCATACGAAACCGACAGCAACACCCCTTCCCGGTTATCGCGAGATGAAACCGCTTGTATTCAGCGGTCTCTATCCAGCGGACACAAACCAGTTTCATGCCTTGCGCGAGGCACTCGACAAACTGCGCCTCAACGATTCCTCCTTCACTTTTGAACCCGAGACGTCTGTTGCGCTCGGATTCGGGTTTCGGTGCGGGTTTCTCGGTTTACTTCACATGGAGATTATCCATGAACGCCTCGAACGGGAATTCGGACTCGCGCTTGTTCGAACTGCCCCGAGCGTGATGTATCGAGTCTACTTGAAAACCGGTGGATACGTGCCGGTCGACAATCCAGCACATCTTCCAGAGCCAAATGATATCGAACGCATAGAAGAACCGTATGTCAATATTGACATTATCGTTCCGCGCGACTATATTGGAAACGCGATGGAACTTTGTCAGAAGCGTCGGGGTGTATATAAGCGGATGAATCAATTGGACGCAAGCCGCGTGCAATTGTTGTATGAACTTCCGCTCAGCGAAATGCTAACGGATTTCTATCCGAAACTCAAATCATTGACACGCGGGTACGGTTCGTTAGAATACGACATTGGGGAATACAAAACCGAAAAACTCGTTAAATTAGATGTGCTACTGAACGGTAATCCTGTAGACGCGCTCTCGACGATTTTGCCACGAGACAATGCAGAAACGCGGGGCAAGGCATTAGTGTCCAAGTTGAAAGAACTCATTCCGCGTCAAATGTTTGAAGTCCCCGTTCAAGCCGCAATTGGTAACAAGATTGTTGCCCGTGAAACAGTGCGAGCCCTCCGAAAAAACGTTACTGCGAAATGCTACGGCGGCGATGTGACGCGAAAACGGAAATTGTTAGAGAGGCAGAAAGAGGGCAAAAAGCGACTCAAACAGATCGGTAATGTCGACGTCCCACAAGAAGCCTTTACAGCGATGTTGGCAACTGATGAATAG
- the lepB gene encoding signal peptidase I produces the protein MNNDDIQLSKWQKFRKTIVWEYTQVIVVALILVFGFIRPFVVEAFKIPSGSMEDTLLIGDRILVCKFIYGIKIPGTDIKVLDFHKPTRGDVFVFIPPHDRERNFIKRIVAVEGDTIETRGDTLYVNGEAVDDGYYTKHMTFSHFRRGNFPPFRQPEYLPESDGFSDFALTASQFKRKFPEGKPFTVPKGMVFAMGDNRDQSSDSRSWGPVDVNDIKGQAFMVYWSFDSRPAKLWEVWKMVGNVRFNRIGKLIHAYPSF, from the coding sequence ATGAATAACGACGATATTCAATTATCTAAATGGCAAAAATTTCGGAAGACAATTGTATGGGAATATACCCAAGTTATTGTTGTAGCACTCATTCTCGTTTTCGGATTTATACGTCCCTTTGTTGTCGAGGCATTCAAAATCCCCTCCGGCTCAATGGAAGATACGCTTCTTATCGGGGACCGGATTCTGGTATGTAAATTTATCTACGGCATTAAAATCCCAGGCACGGACATCAAGGTTCTTGATTTCCATAAGCCTACCCGAGGAGATGTTTTCGTTTTCATCCCACCCCACGATCGGGAACGAAATTTCATCAAGCGCATCGTAGCCGTTGAAGGGGATACTATTGAGACCCGCGGCGACACACTCTATGTAAACGGTGAAGCGGTCGACGATGGGTATTACACCAAACACATGACCTTTAGCCATTTCAGAAGAGGGAATTTTCCACCCTTCCGTCAACCCGAGTATCTGCCAGAGAGTGATGGTTTTTCCGATTTCGCCCTAACGGCAAGTCAATTCAAACGTAAGTTCCCTGAAGGTAAACCGTTCACTGTCCCCAAAGGCATGGTGTTTGCTATGGGTGATAATCGTGATCAAAGCAGCGATAGCCGTTCGTGGGGACCTGTGGACGTAAACGACATCAAAGGGCAAGCATTTATGGTGTACTGGTCATTTGACTCCCGTCCAGCGAAATTGTGGGAAGTGTGGAAAATGGTAGGGAACGTCCGTTTCAATCGAATCGGCAAACTCATCCATGCCTACCCATCTTTTTAA
- the selB gene encoding selenocysteine-specific translation elongation factor, with translation MHQHRRHLIIGTAGHVDHGKTALVGALTGMETDRLKEEQERGLSIELGFAYFDLSDDSQAGIVDVPGHEKFIRSMLSGAYGMDIVLFVVDAKEGVQEQTLEHLAILDLLGISNGILVMTKSDLATADELAEATEMTQEMLIGTSLEAIPTVSVSALTGAGIETLKETIVKQVALATETEENDGIPRLYVDRVFTVQGFGVVVTGTLIGGSIHRDQRMVILPQGHAVRVRGIQVHNEAASVAQAGQRTALNLSGISAQDLQRGDVLCPIDFSRVTDNIDVSMQVLSSFPRILEHWTRLRAYLGTREIFCRLILLVDDAILPGDTVQVQLRLEQPILTFRGDRIILRDFSAQYTVGGGEVINPFAPKHKRFTPETIATLAQWEEADDAQVVNTVLENSESLCVPESALHYYLPQSQTNVNAILTGLEADGKIVRWDKSGRSPLVSDAVRTANIKEKIIETLTAFHSAEPLLAGQNSSQLRRELKLDEIGFEKLENRLITEGQLAKDGNLLRLASHEIQFSEEEETAKERLEKLFLEAGMNTPTFNELSAHLPDYTPQLLESTFFALLNLGQFVKIADNFFIHKTVFEEIQELLTTYLRKNDTITVAEFRETAQTSRKYAVPFLEYCDSRNLTIRDGNIRKLHPRHRAP, from the coding sequence ATGCATCAACACAGACGACACCTCATCATTGGAACAGCGGGACATGTTGACCATGGGAAAACCGCGCTCGTCGGGGCACTTACCGGTATGGAGACCGACCGGCTCAAGGAAGAGCAAGAACGTGGTTTGTCTATTGAGTTAGGGTTTGCCTACTTCGACCTCTCGGACGACTCACAGGCAGGTATCGTTGACGTTCCAGGTCATGAAAAATTCATCCGAAGCATGCTCTCCGGGGCTTACGGTATGGATATAGTCCTCTTCGTCGTTGATGCGAAAGAAGGTGTTCAGGAACAGACCCTCGAACATCTGGCAATCTTAGATCTGCTCGGAATCTCAAACGGCATCCTCGTCATGACGAAATCCGACTTGGCGACCGCTGATGAATTGGCAGAAGCAACCGAAATGACGCAGGAGATGCTCATCGGGACAAGCCTTGAAGCCATCCCAACTGTGAGTGTTTCGGCATTAACCGGCGCAGGTATTGAAACACTAAAAGAGACCATCGTCAAACAGGTGGCACTCGCGACGGAAACGGAAGAGAACGATGGTATCCCGAGATTATACGTTGACAGGGTTTTCACCGTTCAAGGGTTCGGCGTTGTTGTGACAGGCACGCTCATCGGTGGATCGATCCATCGAGACCAGCGGATGGTGATTCTTCCGCAGGGACATGCTGTGCGGGTCCGAGGGATACAGGTCCATAATGAAGCGGCATCCGTAGCGCAGGCCGGACAACGGACAGCATTAAACCTTTCCGGTATCTCTGCACAGGACCTCCAACGCGGCGATGTGCTCTGTCCAATTGATTTCTCACGAGTGACAGACAATATTGACGTGTCGATGCAAGTGCTGTCTTCATTTCCAAGGATACTTGAACATTGGACGCGTCTCCGGGCGTATCTCGGCACTCGCGAAATATTTTGCAGATTAATCCTACTCGTGGACGATGCCATTTTGCCGGGGGATACCGTCCAGGTTCAACTCCGCTTAGAACAACCCATCCTAACGTTCAGAGGCGACAGAATTATTTTACGCGATTTTTCAGCGCAATATACAGTCGGGGGTGGTGAAGTTATTAACCCATTTGCCCCAAAGCATAAGCGGTTCACCCCTGAAACGATCGCTACTTTAGCACAATGGGAAGAAGCCGATGATGCCCAGGTCGTGAACACTGTCTTGGAAAATAGCGAGTCACTCTGCGTGCCAGAATCCGCTCTTCACTACTATCTACCGCAGTCCCAGACGAACGTGAATGCGATCTTAACCGGCTTGGAAGCAGACGGGAAAATTGTGCGCTGGGATAAATCGGGCAGATCACCGCTCGTTTCTGATGCGGTTCGGACGGCAAATATCAAAGAGAAAATTATAGAAACGTTGACAGCGTTCCATTCGGCAGAACCTCTCCTTGCCGGCCAAAATTCTTCACAACTGCGTCGAGAACTCAAATTGGACGAAATCGGCTTTGAGAAACTCGAAAACCGACTCATTACCGAGGGTCAACTCGCCAAAGACGGCAATCTTCTCCGATTGGCATCTCACGAAATCCAGTTTTCCGAAGAGGAAGAAACAGCGAAGGAGAGACTCGAAAAACTATTCTTGGAAGCAGGTATGAATACACCCACTTTCAACGAACTCAGCGCACACCTTCCAGACTATACACCGCAGTTGCTGGAATCCACGTTTTTCGCACTTCTGAACCTGGGACAGTTTGTCAAAATAGCGGATAACTTCTTTATTCACAAAACCGTTTTTGAGGAGATACAGGAATTATTAACCACTTACCTTCGCAAAAATGATACAATAACTGTTGCCGAATTTCGAGAAACGGCACAAACTTCTCGAAAATATGCCGTGCCGTTCTTGGAATACTGCGATAGCCGGAACCTCACGATCCGAGACGGGAATATCCGTAAGTTGCATCCGCGGCACAGAGCACCATAA
- the lipA gene encoding lipoyl synthase, which produces MLKTLPLVEQRTPQRRHPSWIKARMPSGVNYAELKKLMRNLQLHTVCEEARCPNIGECWNSRTATFMILGDVCTRRCMFCAVKKGTPGGIVDADEPRRLGAAVGHLKLKHVVITSVNRDDLVDGGAGIFAACIAEARKHRPGCTVEVLIPDLEGNWEALAVIVQARPEVLNHNTETVPRLYRRVRPYANYQQTLNLLRTSKQLDAQMLTKSGLMVGLGETVTELLETMEDLRNTECDILTVGQYLSPSARHLPIQRYYTPEEFEEIKEAGIEMGFRHVESGPLVRSSYHAGEQARLA; this is translated from the coding sequence ATGTTAAAAACGCTTCCATTAGTTGAGCAAAGAACACCGCAAAGACGGCATCCGTCCTGGATCAAAGCTCGAATGCCGAGTGGCGTTAACTACGCTGAACTCAAGAAATTGATGCGGAATCTGCAACTTCACACAGTCTGCGAAGAAGCGCGCTGTCCGAATATCGGTGAGTGTTGGAACAGCCGGACCGCCACCTTTATGATACTCGGTGATGTCTGCACGCGTCGCTGCATGTTCTGTGCGGTCAAAAAAGGCACGCCCGGTGGGATCGTCGATGCCGATGAACCGCGCAGACTCGGTGCAGCCGTCGGTCACTTAAAACTCAAGCATGTGGTTATCACCTCAGTCAATCGGGACGACCTTGTGGACGGAGGCGCGGGTATCTTCGCCGCATGCATCGCCGAAGCCCGGAAACATCGTCCGGGATGCACCGTGGAAGTCCTCATCCCCGACCTCGAAGGCAATTGGGAGGCACTCGCTGTCATCGTGCAAGCACGACCTGAAGTGCTCAATCATAACACCGAAACAGTTCCACGTCTTTATCGTCGCGTCCGTCCGTATGCGAATTATCAACAAACCTTGAACCTGCTCCGCACCAGCAAACAACTGGATGCACAGATGCTCACAAAGTCGGGACTTATGGTCGGCTTAGGTGAGACTGTGACAGAACTCTTAGAGACAATGGAAGACCTCCGCAACACCGAATGTGATATTCTCACTGTGGGTCAATACCTCTCCCCTTCCGCGCGGCATTTGCCCATTCAACGCTATTATACCCCTGAAGAATTTGAAGAGATCAAAGAAGCAGGCATCGAAATGGGGTTTCGACATGTAGAGTCGGGGCCATTAGTGCGGAGCTCCTACCATGCCGGTGAACAAGCAAGGTTAGCATAA
- a CDS encoding PQQ-dependent dehydrogenase, methanol/ethanol family, translated as MNRHIFSEASNCCSHIKRVSFIIFVVSLVFAATPSLITAGTTPDIQPVTNEMLLSSQDDPESWLMYGRDYRSWRYSQLTQVNTENVKKLVPKWAFQIGTPFDKFECTPLVVNGVMFVTTPYSSIYAVDARTGKEIWRYNYELPDDLAICCGMVNRGAAILGDKIFWVTLDAHLLALDAKTGRVLWDRVVGDLTNAESLTVAPLVVKDKVIVGISGAEYGIRGYIDAYYAETGEQAWRFYTVPSKDEPGGDTWEGDSWMTGGGSAWVTGSYDPELNLVYWGTGNPAPDWNGAVRRGDNLYTDCIVALDADTGKLKWYFQATPHDLWDWDGVSEPVLIDMEIDGAPVKALMQANRNGYFYVLDRTNGKFLYASTYCEQNWSAGLDENGRPTVLPGVSTSEEGTIRVCPGVEGGKNWPPSAYNPLTNYLYIPSLELCGSFHQGRVFYVKGLPYLGSGMTAERNEAGDMEMWGHISAIDVSTGEIKWRHKTNFPQWGGCLTTAGGLVFSGDLEGRFMALSAETGEVLWDFQTGSGVLAPPITYQLDGVQYVAIASGAVKYAEVNAREGGTLFVFALFDE; from the coding sequence ATGAACAGACATATTTTCTCTGAAGCATCAAACTGTTGTTCACACATAAAACGCGTAAGTTTCATTATCTTCGTCGTAAGTTTAGTATTTGCTGCGACACCGAGTCTCATCACAGCCGGAACCACACCGGATATCCAACCCGTCACGAACGAGATGTTACTCTCATCACAAGACGACCCTGAAAGCTGGCTGATGTATGGACGGGACTACAGAAGCTGGCGATATAGTCAACTCACACAGGTTAACACTGAAAACGTCAAAAAACTCGTCCCGAAATGGGCATTTCAAATTGGAACACCCTTCGATAAGTTTGAATGCACGCCACTTGTCGTCAACGGTGTGATGTTCGTCACCACTCCCTACAGTAGTATCTACGCTGTGGACGCAAGAACCGGTAAGGAAATATGGCGGTATAATTATGAACTCCCCGACGATTTAGCGATCTGCTGCGGTATGGTGAACCGGGGCGCTGCTATCTTGGGCGATAAAATCTTTTGGGTAACGCTTGACGCACACCTGCTCGCCCTTGATGCGAAAACCGGCAGGGTCCTCTGGGACAGAGTGGTCGGGGATCTAACGAACGCTGAATCCCTTACTGTCGCCCCGTTAGTCGTCAAAGACAAAGTGATTGTCGGCATATCAGGCGCAGAATACGGCATCCGAGGCTACATCGATGCGTATTACGCCGAAACAGGTGAACAGGCATGGCGATTTTACACCGTCCCTTCAAAAGACGAGCCCGGCGGTGACACATGGGAAGGCGATTCATGGATGACAGGTGGCGGATCCGCCTGGGTCACAGGTTCCTACGACCCGGAATTGAATCTTGTCTACTGGGGAACGGGTAACCCGGCACCAGACTGGAACGGTGCTGTCCGGAGAGGCGACAACCTCTATACCGACTGTATCGTTGCGTTGGATGCCGATACCGGAAAACTCAAATGGTATTTTCAAGCCACCCCCCACGATCTATGGGATTGGGACGGCGTGAGTGAACCCGTCCTGATCGATATGGAGATAGATGGCGCGCCGGTCAAAGCGTTGATGCAAGCGAATCGTAACGGCTATTTCTATGTACTTGATAGAACCAACGGAAAATTTCTATACGCAAGCACTTACTGCGAACAGAACTGGTCGGCGGGACTCGATGAAAACGGGCGTCCTACCGTCCTACCCGGCGTATCCACCTCAGAAGAAGGCACGATTCGCGTCTGTCCCGGCGTTGAAGGCGGCAAGAACTGGCCCCCCTCAGCCTATAACCCGCTCACAAATTACCTCTATATCCCATCGCTGGAACTCTGCGGTTCCTTTCATCAAGGGCGCGTTTTCTATGTGAAAGGTCTACCCTACCTCGGAAGTGGTATGACAGCAGAGAGGAACGAAGCTGGAGACATGGAGATGTGGGGACATATCAGTGCAATCGATGTCTCTACAGGTGAGATTAAATGGCGACACAAAACGAACTTCCCACAATGGGGCGGATGCCTCACAACGGCAGGCGGTCTCGTTTTTTCGGGGGATTTAGAGGGCAGATTCATGGCACTCTCGGCAGAAACCGGCGAAGTGCTTTGGGATTTTCAGACTGGATCCGGGGTTCTTGCACCGCCTATCACCTATCAACTTGACGGTGTCCAATACGTTGCGATAGCGTCAGGTGCTGTGAAATATGCTGAAGTTAATGCTCGCGAAGGCGGAACCCTTTTTGTGTTCGCGCTCTTTGATGAATAG
- a CDS encoding transporter substrate-binding domain-containing protein: MKHYILLWAALFILSAPMLHTADAVDALEEIRAAGVLTVCMDIRNLPYSNADPELPGLYVEIAHLLAEELGVKLELHWLDTLRDSLLADMIRGHCDCVIGVPIEERAMSEAIQLGKNVDFSTPFYGTGYVLVKQKSNQASPKTLEDIKLETIGTEAGSIASDVLRQMGYKRRVYRSQIAVLDALKKGQIAYGYVWSNIGWLIEKGSRIQQPEHTDTVYPELEIVKEYTPEARLRWNIAIAFGKDTSTRETRELQDVVNTIIEQKWSEEKLRELSEKYYLPYFAPFQEDE, encoded by the coding sequence GTGAAACACTATATCCTTTTGTGGGCAGCACTTTTCATACTGTCTGCTCCGATGTTGCACACTGCAGACGCTGTCGATGCCTTGGAAGAAATTCGAGCAGCGGGTGTCTTAACGGTCTGTATGGACATCCGAAATCTGCCTTACTCCAACGCTGATCCCGAACTTCCTGGGTTATATGTTGAGATAGCACATCTACTGGCAGAGGAACTCGGTGTTAAGTTGGAACTCCACTGGCTTGACACCCTCCGTGATAGTCTGCTGGCTGACATGATACGCGGACATTGCGACTGTGTGATCGGAGTTCCCATTGAGGAGCGCGCCATGAGTGAAGCGATTCAATTGGGGAAAAACGTTGATTTCTCTACACCCTTCTACGGGACCGGATACGTATTGGTAAAACAGAAAAGTAATCAAGCGTCACCGAAAACACTGGAGGACATTAAGTTAGAAACGATTGGGACAGAAGCGGGCTCCATCGCCAGCGATGTCCTTCGACAGATGGGATATAAGCGTCGCGTTTATCGCTCACAAATTGCTGTCTTGGACGCTCTCAAGAAAGGGCAAATTGCTTACGGATATGTCTGGTCAAATATTGGGTGGTTGATTGAAAAGGGTTCCCGAATTCAGCAGCCAGAACACACGGATACTGTTTATCCTGAATTAGAGATTGTTAAAGAATACACCCCTGAAGCGCGTCTCCGTTGGAATATCGCTATAGCTTTTGGCAAAGATACATCAACACGAGAAACACGTGAACTTCAAGATGTTGTTAACACAATTATCGAACAGAAATGGAGTGAAGAAAAACTCAGAGAACTCTCTGAAAAGTATTATTTGCCTTACTTCGCTCCGTTTCAGGAGGATGAATAG
- a CDS encoding c-type cytochrome — protein sequence MMYYSTRVRTSTVRITWCILLLSLGLILFFFSVVNAQNLEVDIAPEAPRDVSYDEDVIDGAFYFRLMCWNCHAQQTRGGKAPDLFKPQWLYGWTDDGIFQTVFNGLPGTEMQKFGGKLSDEAINMIVGYIRSEQAKAAGVSLEEAKPTQDWTPYMKGDVKTGEAIFFSEGYACGKCHTVHGRGATGTGSEIGPDMTYVARTRSPQFIVESILNPRAYIAPEYEMITIFTTDGQEITGRKRHQYDHRDRIDPETIQLLDNSGKLWTTYLIKDIRSTSVPQAGVMPENFADILSVKQMHDLLAYLFTLK from the coding sequence ATGATGTATTATTCTACCCGCGTTCGAACCTCTACCGTCCGAATAACGTGGTGCATTCTTCTCCTCTCTCTGGGGCTAATTCTCTTCTTTTTTTCTGTCGTAAATGCCCAAAACTTAGAGGTGGATATTGCCCCCGAAGCACCGAGAGACGTGAGTTATGACGAAGACGTTATCGACGGTGCGTTCTACTTCCGTTTGATGTGTTGGAATTGTCACGCCCAACAAACACGCGGTGGCAAAGCCCCCGATCTCTTTAAACCGCAGTGGCTTTACGGATGGACCGATGACGGTATCTTCCAAACCGTATTCAACGGGCTCCCCGGGACCGAGATGCAGAAGTTTGGTGGCAAACTTTCTGATGAAGCGATTAATATGATTGTCGGCTACATTCGTTCGGAACAAGCGAAAGCGGCAGGGGTCTCCTTAGAGGAAGCGAAACCTACTCAGGACTGGACGCCATATATGAAAGGCGATGTCAAAACAGGGGAAGCCATTTTCTTCTCAGAAGGATACGCTTGCGGTAAGTGTCACACAGTTCACGGGAGAGGTGCCACCGGAACAGGCAGCGAAATAGGTCCCGATATGACGTATGTCGCTCGCACCCGTTCGCCGCAATTCATTGTCGAGTCCATTCTCAATCCACGCGCGTATATCGCGCCTGAATATGAAATGATTACCATTTTCACGACAGACGGACAGGAAATCACAGGTAGGAAGCGCCACCAATACGATCATAGAGACAGGATAGACCCTGAAACGATCCAGTTACTCGACAATTCTGGGAAGTTGTGGACAACCTATCTCATAAAGGATATAAGGAGCACCAGCGTTCCACAAGCAGGTGTTATGCCCGAAAACTTCGCAGATATTCTGTCAGTCAAACAGATGCACGATCTTTTGGCGTATCTATTCACATTGAAATAA
- a CDS encoding 4-hydroxy-tetrahydrodipicolinate reductase, with protein sequence MGVIINGACGRMGRLIIRGVTEQTDMEIVGAIEFPEHPQIGSDAGVVAGIGEIGVAVTGNLEDVLDAADVVIEFSKPEATLQHLRQVVNADKAMIIATTGYDPDELAAVEELASQIRCVMAPNMSLGVNVMIQALELIAKALGDDYDIEVIEAHHNHKADSPSGTALRLAETVAQALGRDLDEVGVYGRHGIVGARPKKQIGIHAVRGGDIAGDHTVLFATEGEQLSVVHRAHSPEAFAKGAIRAARWAINAPKGLHDISEVLFQE encoded by the coding sequence ATTGGTGTGATTATTAATGGGGCATGTGGCCGTATGGGCCGGCTTATTATCCGAGGTGTTACTGAACAAACCGATATGGAAATCGTCGGCGCGATTGAATTCCCGGAACACCCACAGATCGGGAGTGATGCGGGTGTTGTTGCCGGCATCGGAGAAATAGGAGTCGCGGTTACAGGTAACCTTGAAGATGTACTTGACGCCGCAGATGTTGTCATCGAATTCTCGAAACCTGAGGCTACCCTGCAACACCTCCGACAGGTCGTCAATGCCGACAAAGCGATGATAATCGCAACAACCGGATATGACCCTGATGAACTCGCCGCTGTCGAGGAACTCGCATCACAGATCCGTTGCGTAATGGCACCCAACATGAGTCTCGGTGTCAATGTGATGATTCAGGCACTGGAATTAATTGCTAAAGCCCTTGGGGACGATTACGACATTGAAGTGATAGAGGCACATCACAATCACAAAGCAGATTCACCCAGCGGCACAGCCCTCCGCTTAGCGGAAACCGTTGCTCAGGCATTGGGGCGAGATTTAGATGAGGTAGGTGTCTACGGTCGCCACGGCATCGTTGGCGCAAGACCGAAAAAACAGATAGGCATTCATGCGGTTCGAGGGGGTGATATCGCCGGCGACCATACGGTGTTGTTCGCAACAGAGGGTGAGCAACTCAGCGTCGTCCATCGAGCACATAGCCCAGAGGCTTTCGCTAAAGGCGCAATCCGCGCAGCGAGATGGGCCATCAACGCCCCTAAAGGATTACATGATATTAGCGAAGTCCTGTTTCAGGAATAG
- a CDS encoding 4-hydroxy-tetrahydrodipicolinate reductase, whose translation MRVAITGVCGRMGRCITRGIVQHPNMQLVGAVQYPSHPQIGSDAGVVAGISEIGVTITGKLDDVLHRSDVVIEFSKPEATLDHLQHVVDADKAMVLGTTGFTADELATIQALASQIRCVMAPNMSLGVNVMIQALELIAKTLGNDYNIEVIEAHHNHKADSPSGTALRVAETLTTALEQDLDEAGVYGRHGIVGARSKKQIGIHAVRGGDIAGDHTVLFATEGEQLSVIHRAHSPEAFAKGAIRAAEWIIDAPKGLHDVSEVLF comes from the coding sequence ATTCGTGTTGCTATCACCGGTGTTTGCGGTCGTATGGGACGTTGCATCACGCGTGGCATTGTCCAACACCCCAATATGCAACTCGTCGGAGCCGTCCAATACCCTTCACATCCACAGATTGGAAGTGATGCGGGTGTTGTCGCCGGTATCAGTGAGATTGGCGTAACCATTACAGGCAAACTTGACGACGTACTTCATCGTTCAGATGTTGTCATCGAATTTTCAAAGCCTGAAGCAACCCTGGATCACCTCCAACACGTCGTCGATGCAGATAAAGCCATGGTTCTTGGAACAACCGGTTTTACCGCAGACGAACTCGCGACCATCCAAGCACTTGCTTCACAGATCCGTTGCGTAATGGCACCCAACATGAGTCTCGGTGTCAATGTAATGATACAAGCATTGGAATTAATTGCCAAAACCCTCGGAAATGATTATAATATTGAAGTGATAGAGGCACATCACAATCACAAAGCAGATTCACCCAGTGGCACAGCACTCCGTGTAGCGGAGACTCTTACCACGGCACTTGAGCAAGATTTAGACGAGGCGGGTGTTTACGGTCGCCACGGCATCGTTGGTGCAAGATCGAAAAAACAGATAGGCATTCATGCGGTTCGAGGTGGCGACATCGCCGGGGATCATACGGTGTTGTTCGCAACAGAGGGTGAACAACTCAGCGTCATCCATCGAGCACACAGTCCAGAGGCTTTCGCCAAAGGCGCAATCCGCGCAGCGGAATGGATAATTGACGCGCCTAAAGGGTTACACGATGTTAGCGAAGTCCTGTTTTAA